One Halocalculus aciditolerans DNA segment encodes these proteins:
- a CDS encoding transcription initiation factor IIB, producing MSDSRIRSQDERTRDESEDERESAGEDLVCPECGGNLAVDEERGETVCTECGLVVEENEIDRGPEWRAFDSAEKDKKSRVGAPTTNMMHDKGLSTNIGWQDKDAYGNSLSSRQRQKMQRLRTWNERFRTRDSKERNLKQALGEIERMASALGLPKNVRETASVIYRRALDEDLLPGRSIEGVATSALYAAARQANTPRSLDEVANVSRVEKDEIARTYRYVVRELGLEVAPADPASYVPRFCSELELTEEVQRQARSLLESAKQAGVTSGKSPVGLAAAAVYAASLLTNQKVTQREVSDVANISEVTIRNRYHELLEAEGSIPMEA from the coding sequence ATGAGTGACTCACGCATCCGGAGCCAGGACGAGCGGACGCGAGACGAGTCGGAAGACGAACGAGAATCAGCCGGTGAGGACCTCGTCTGCCCCGAGTGCGGCGGGAACCTCGCCGTCGACGAAGAGCGGGGAGAAACCGTCTGCACCGAGTGCGGCCTCGTCGTCGAAGAGAACGAAATCGACCGCGGCCCCGAGTGGCGCGCCTTCGACTCCGCCGAGAAAGACAAGAAGAGCAGAGTGGGAGCGCCGACGACGAACATGATGCACGACAAGGGCCTCTCCACCAACATCGGCTGGCAGGACAAGGACGCCTACGGGAACTCCCTCTCCAGCCGCCAGCGCCAGAAGATGCAGCGCCTCCGCACGTGGAACGAGCGCTTCCGCACCCGCGACAGCAAGGAGCGCAACCTCAAGCAGGCGCTCGGCGAAATCGAGCGGATGGCGTCCGCGCTCGGCCTCCCGAAGAACGTTCGAGAGACCGCGTCCGTCATCTACCGCCGCGCGCTCGACGAGGATCTCCTCCCCGGCCGCAGCATCGAGGGCGTTGCCACGTCGGCGCTCTACGCCGCCGCGCGGCAGGCGAACACGCCGCGCTCGCTCGACGAAGTCGCGAACGTCTCCCGCGTCGAGAAAGACGAAATCGCCCGCACCTACCGCTACGTCGTCCGCGAACTCGGCCTCGAAGTCGCGCCCGCCGACCCCGCGAGCTACGTCCCGCGCTTCTGCAGCGAACTCGAACTCACCGAGGAAGTACAGCGACAGGCGCGCAGCCTCCTCGAATCCGCGAAACAGGCCGGCGTCACGAGCGGGAAGAGCCCTGTCGGCCTCGCCGCCGCCGCCGTCTACGCCGCCAGCCTCCTCACCAATCAGAAAGTCACGCAGCGCGAAGTCTCCGACGTCGCCAACATCAGCGAAGTCACCATCCGCAACCGCTACCACGAGCTCTTAGAGGCCGAGGGCTCCATCCCGATGGAAGCGTAA
- a CDS encoding helix-turn-helix transcriptional regulator: MSTADEDLTEVEERAIALIREEGGIYQSEFWKALDVDSRKGSRVAKKLEDKGLVAREDAVYEGNTTYFIEPIIDPADVDFSLLVADEMLSPFVGEEEVDPQGDAFSQWILNLAYEE, from the coding sequence ATGAGCACGGCAGACGAAGACCTCACAGAGGTCGAAGAGCGCGCTATCGCGCTCATCCGCGAGGAGGGCGGCATCTACCAGAGCGAGTTCTGGAAAGCCCTCGACGTCGACTCACGGAAGGGGAGTCGCGTCGCGAAGAAACTCGAAGACAAAGGCCTCGTGGCCCGCGAAGACGCCGTCTACGAAGGCAACACCACGTACTTCATCGAGCCCATCATCGACCCCGCCGACGTCGACTTCTCCCTCCTCGTCGCCGACGAGATGCTCTCCCCGTTCGTCGGCGAGGAGGAAGTCGACCCGCAGGGCGACGCCTTCAGCCAGTGGATTCTCAACCTCGCGTACGAGGAGTAG
- a CDS encoding mechanosensitive ion channel family protein encodes MDSLGVWLAGMPAWMAVGTLVGGSFLAAVVVNEVGLQAVRFLTRRTRTDLDDRLLRELRVPVPVTVAVAGAYVAPSVVALDAGVGLSLQAAAFTVAVLVWARTVARAGGALLVLYDERTESNADFAPIFANLWQFAVILAAILLVLWAWQVEITPFLASAGIAGIAIGFAAKDTVANFFGSIALYVDNTYKVGDYVVLDTGVAGTVLDISIRSTRLLTRDNVVVTVPNSVLNSAQIINNSAPVTKTRIKVPVGVAYGSDLDVVEACLLDAAAAEDHVARSPEPRVRLRGFGDSGLDYELLAWVRHPLHDAKATHALNRAIHDRFVDAAVEIPFPQRDLHVRTSDLAGGIDAADVSADAAEGRDSRMA; translated from the coding sequence GTGGATTCGCTCGGGGTGTGGCTGGCGGGGATGCCGGCGTGGATGGCGGTGGGGACGCTGGTCGGCGGGTCGTTTCTCGCGGCAGTAGTGGTGAACGAGGTCGGGTTACAGGCGGTCCGGTTCTTGACGCGGCGGACGCGGACGGACCTCGACGACCGCTTGCTCCGCGAGCTCCGCGTTCCCGTTCCGGTTACGGTCGCCGTCGCGGGCGCGTACGTCGCGCCGTCCGTCGTCGCGCTCGACGCCGGGGTGGGGTTGTCGCTGCAGGCGGCGGCGTTCACGGTCGCCGTGCTCGTCTGGGCGCGCACCGTCGCGCGCGCCGGGGGCGCGCTCCTCGTGCTGTACGACGAGCGCACGGAGTCGAACGCGGATTTCGCGCCCATCTTCGCGAACCTCTGGCAGTTCGCGGTCATCCTCGCGGCGATACTCCTCGTCCTCTGGGCGTGGCAGGTCGAAATCACGCCGTTCCTCGCGTCCGCCGGCATCGCCGGTATCGCCATCGGCTTTGCGGCGAAGGACACCGTCGCGAACTTCTTCGGCTCCATCGCGCTCTACGTCGACAACACCTACAAGGTCGGCGACTACGTCGTTCTCGACACCGGCGTCGCCGGCACGGTTCTTGATATCTCCATTCGCTCCACGCGCTTGCTCACGCGGGATAACGTCGTCGTCACCGTTCCGAACTCGGTGTTGAACTCCGCGCAGATCATCAACAACTCCGCGCCCGTGACGAAGACGCGCATCAAGGTGCCCGTCGGCGTCGCCTACGGGAGCGACCTCGACGTCGTCGAAGCCTGTCTGCTCGACGCCGCCGCGGCCGAAGACCACGTCGCGCGCTCGCCGGAGCCCCGCGTCCGGCTCCGGGGGTTCGGCGACTCCGGTCTCGACTACGAACTCCTCGCGTGGGTCCGCCACCCGCTCCACGACGCGAAAGCCACGCACGCGCTCAACCGCGCGATCCACGACCGCTTCGTCGACGCCGCCGTCGAGATTCCCTTCCCCCAGCGCGACCTCCACGTGCGGACCAGCGACCTCGCGGGCGGTATCGACGCCGCGGACGTGAGCGCGGACGCCGCCGAGGGCCGCGACTCCCGGATGGCCTGA
- a CDS encoding HpcH/HpaI aldolase family protein, which produces MSDFADRLRVLEPVAGGWVSVGHPVVAELLAEQEFDFLVLDGEHSENSIESLAAMVRAVDAADGDTEALVRVPAADPIAVKRVLDLGPAGVIVPAVDTPEEAAAMVDAAAYPPEGVRGVAGTRPSGYGASLDEYYTRANADTLVIVQIETASAVECVHDIAAVEGLDGLFIGPADLSAQLGVFGEFDSETFRDATDRIADAANDADKPLGTLATSRETVESRWEWGVDFLAVGTDTNYLADAAADYLDAYEDART; this is translated from the coding sequence ATGTCCGATTTCGCGGACCGACTGCGCGTGCTCGAACCCGTCGCGGGCGGCTGGGTATCCGTCGGCCACCCGGTCGTCGCGGAACTCCTCGCCGAACAGGAGTTCGACTTCCTCGTGCTCGACGGCGAGCACAGCGAGAACAGCATCGAGTCGCTCGCCGCGATGGTGCGCGCCGTCGACGCCGCCGACGGCGACACGGAGGCGCTCGTCCGCGTCCCCGCCGCCGACCCCATCGCCGTGAAGCGCGTGCTCGACCTCGGCCCCGCCGGCGTCATCGTCCCCGCCGTCGACACCCCCGAGGAGGCCGCGGCGATGGTGGACGCCGCCGCCTACCCGCCCGAGGGCGTGCGCGGCGTCGCCGGCACTCGTCCCTCCGGCTACGGCGCGTCCCTGGACGAATACTACACTCGGGCGAACGCCGACACGCTCGTCATCGTCCAGATAGAGACGGCGTCCGCCGTCGAGTGCGTCCACGACATCGCCGCCGTCGAAGGACTGGACGGCCTCTTCATCGGCCCCGCCGACCTCTCCGCGCAGCTCGGCGTCTTCGGCGAGTTCGACTCCGAGACCTTCCGCGACGCCACCGACCGCATCGCCGACGCGGCGAACGACGCCGACAAACCCCTCGGGACGCTCGCGACGAGCCGGGAGACCGTCGAGTCCCGCTGGGAGTGGGGCGTCGACTTCCTCGCCGTCGGCACGGATACGAACTACCTCGCGGACGCCGCAGCCGACTACCTCGACGCCTACGAGGACGCCCGCACCTGA
- the menE gene encoding o-succinylbenzoate--CoA ligase, with translation MRDWLSHRVRSSPGALALVAAPTGREWTYAELDAAVDRTAGQLAALGVTADDHVGVLMETRPAFVRLVFACQRLGATLVPLNARLAPSELMAQRATADLIALVCEAETEPDALTTAETVPVVSVDKPQSPQVAWLPDEPVEDVTLAEWDTDDTMALMFTSGTTGTPKAVRLTPGNFYAAATASAFRLGLDEADAWLDPLSMYHMGGLSVPLRATLYGTTTVLTNGFEAERVFEALHEYEPTGVSLVPTMLRRLLQQGDLPDSLRFALVGGAPTPRGLAADAVDRGVPIHVSYGMTEATSQITTATPPEVDEDNGTVGRPLFGVDVTIVDDDGDPVADGESGRIVVDGPTVTPGYYENPEANADAFTDYGFVTGDVGYFEDGRLSVLNRRSDRIVSGGENVEPGEVVSVLRRHDGVADAAVVGIADPEWGERVAALVVPAEGREPTREELRAHCDANLAGFKRPRTIAFADSVPRTASGTVDRTAVRESLARAADL, from the coding sequence ATGCGAGACTGGCTCTCCCACCGCGTCCGGTCCTCCCCCGGAGCGCTCGCGCTCGTCGCCGCCCCGACCGGCCGGGAGTGGACGTACGCCGAACTCGACGCCGCCGTCGACCGCACCGCCGGGCAGCTCGCCGCGCTCGGCGTCACCGCCGACGACCACGTCGGCGTCCTGATGGAGACGCGGCCGGCGTTCGTCCGCCTCGTCTTCGCCTGCCAGCGCCTCGGCGCGACGCTCGTCCCGCTGAACGCGCGGCTCGCGCCGTCGGAGCTGATGGCGCAGCGCGCGACCGCAGACCTCATCGCGCTCGTCTGCGAGGCGGAGACTGAGCCGGACGCCCTCACGACCGCCGAAACCGTGCCCGTCGTCTCCGTCGACAAACCCCAGTCCCCGCAGGTCGCGTGGCTCCCCGACGAACCCGTCGAGGACGTCACGCTCGCCGAGTGGGACACCGACGACACGATGGCGCTCATGTTCACGTCCGGGACGACCGGAACCCCGAAGGCCGTTCGCCTGACGCCCGGGAACTTCTACGCCGCCGCCACCGCCTCCGCGTTCCGCCTCGGCCTCGACGAGGCCGACGCCTGGCTCGACCCGCTCTCGATGTACCACATGGGCGGGCTCTCCGTCCCGCTCCGCGCGACGCTCTACGGGACGACGACCGTCCTGACGAACGGCTTCGAGGCCGAACGCGTGTTCGAGGCGCTCCACGAGTACGAGCCGACGGGCGTGAGCCTCGTCCCGACGATGCTCCGCCGCCTCCTCCAGCAGGGCGACCTCCCCGACTCCCTCCGCTTTGCGCTCGTCGGCGGCGCGCCGACCCCGCGCGGCCTCGCCGCCGACGCCGTCGACCGCGGCGTCCCCATCCACGTCAGCTACGGGATGACGGAGGCGACGAGTCAGATAACGACCGCGACGCCCCCCGAAGTCGACGAGGACAACGGGACCGTCGGCCGCCCGCTCTTCGGCGTCGACGTCACCATCGTGGACGACGACGGCGACCCCGTCGCGGACGGCGAATCCGGACGCATCGTCGTCGACGGCCCGACCGTCACCCCGGGATACTACGAGAACCCGGAGGCGAACGCGGACGCCTTCACCGACTACGGCTTCGTCACCGGCGACGTCGGCTACTTCGAGGACGGCCGGCTCTCCGTGCTCAACCGGCGCTCCGACCGCATCGTCTCCGGCGGCGAGAACGTCGAACCCGGCGAGGTCGTCTCGGTCCTCCGCCGCCACGACGGCGTCGCCGACGCCGCCGTCGTCGGTATCGCCGACCCCGAGTGGGGCGAACGCGTCGCCGCGCTCGTCGTCCCCGCCGAAGGCCGCGAGCCGACGCGCGAGGAACTGCGCGCGCACTGCGACGCGAACCTCGCCGGCTTCAAACGCCCGCGCACCATCGCGTTCGCGGACAGCGTTCCTCGCACTGCGTCCGGAACCGTCGACCGCACCGCCGTCCGGGAATCGCTCGCGCGCGCCGCCGACCTATAA
- the gatC gene encoding Asp-tRNA(Asn)/Glu-tRNA(Gln) amidotransferase subunit GatC, whose protein sequence is MSESDVDAGDVRHVAELARVGLDDEEVDEFTEQFGDVLAYFDALDDVPEVEAEPDLVNVMRPDEVEESLDREEALENAPETEDGFFKGPKVS, encoded by the coding sequence ATGAGCGAATCCGACGTCGACGCAGGAGACGTCCGTCACGTCGCCGAGTTGGCGCGTGTCGGACTGGACGACGAGGAGGTGGACGAGTTCACCGAGCAGTTCGGTGACGTGCTCGCGTACTTCGACGCGCTGGACGACGTCCCCGAGGTGGAGGCGGAACCCGACCTCGTGAACGTCATGCGCCCGGACGAGGTCGAGGAGTCCCTCGACCGCGAGGAAGCGCTGGAGAACGCCCCCGAGACCGAAGACGGCTTCTTCAAGGGGCCGAAGGTGTCGTAG
- a CDS encoding NRDE family protein yields MCTLAVAWNVFAETPVAVAANRDEALGRPSTPPRLREWGDRRVLAPRDEEAGGTWMGVNDAGVFVGITNRWVDLDGERSRGLLVRDCLEAASAADARDRVETALETHSYAGFNLVLADAADAYLVEWDGNLAVTTLDPGVHVVVNDPVDQAEKADFVEAELAGAADADDFFDRARRVLTDHDHDVCVHGDDYGTRSSALVAVHDAGGGADWWFADGPPGETPYERIDNQV; encoded by the coding sequence GTGTGCACGCTCGCCGTCGCCTGGAACGTCTTCGCTGAAACACCCGTGGCCGTCGCCGCGAACCGCGACGAAGCCCTCGGCCGCCCCTCGACGCCGCCCCGGCTCCGCGAGTGGGGCGACCGCCGCGTGCTCGCCCCCCGCGACGAGGAAGCCGGCGGCACGTGGATGGGCGTCAACGACGCCGGCGTCTTCGTCGGCATCACGAACCGCTGGGTCGACCTCGACGGGGAGCGCTCCCGCGGCCTCCTCGTCCGCGACTGCCTCGAAGCCGCGAGCGCCGCCGACGCCCGCGACCGCGTCGAAACCGCCCTCGAAACCCACTCGTACGCCGGCTTCAACCTCGTGCTCGCCGACGCCGCCGACGCCTACCTCGTCGAGTGGGACGGCAACCTCGCCGTCACGACGCTCGACCCCGGCGTCCACGTCGTCGTGAACGACCCCGTCGACCAGGCGGAGAAGGCCGACTTCGTCGAGGCCGAACTCGCCGGCGCGGCGGACGCAGACGACTTCTTCGACCGCGCGCGCCGCGTGCTCACCGACCACGACCACGACGTCTGCGTCCACGGCGACGACTACGGCACGCGCTCCTCCGCCCTCGTCGCCGTCCACGACGCCGGCGGCGGCGCGGACTGGTGGTTCGCCGACGGCCCCCCGGGCGAGACGCCCTACGAGCGCATAGACAATCAGGTTTAA
- the gatA gene encoding Asp-tRNA(Asn)/Glu-tRNA(Gln) amidotransferase subunit GatA has protein sequence MSEHNAFITEATIEGDDDGPLAGKTVAVKDNISTEGVPTTCGSAMLEAYVPPYDATVVERLRDAGADIVGKANMDEFGMGTTTETSAFGATENPVDPERVPGGSSGGSAAAVAAGDADLALGSDTGGSIRAPAAFCGVVGIKPTYGLVSRYGLVAYANSLEQIGPLANTVEDAAGLLDVIAGPDENDGTTLDAGAESDYAAAADGDVDGLTIGVPTELVEDAEEEVKSVFEDALDEYRDAGAEVKEVSLPSVEYGVAAYYVIAMSEASSNLARFDGVRYGESGGYEGNWNESFAETREENFGPEVKRRILLGTYALSAGYHDKYYKQAQEARAWVQQDFDETFEDVDLVASPTMPILPPKLGESLDDPLTMYLADANTVPANLANLPAISVPAGDADGLPVGLQLVAPSLDEETAIRAGSLLA, from the coding sequence ATGTCGGAGCACAACGCGTTCATCACCGAGGCGACCATCGAGGGCGACGACGACGGCCCGCTCGCCGGAAAGACGGTCGCCGTGAAGGACAACATCAGCACCGAGGGCGTCCCGACGACCTGCGGGTCCGCGATGCTCGAAGCGTACGTCCCGCCCTACGACGCCACCGTGGTCGAGCGCCTGCGTGACGCGGGCGCGGACATCGTCGGGAAGGCGAACATGGACGAGTTCGGGATGGGAACGACCACGGAGACCTCCGCGTTCGGCGCGACGGAGAACCCCGTCGACCCGGAGCGCGTTCCCGGCGGCTCCTCTGGTGGGAGCGCGGCGGCGGTCGCGGCCGGCGACGCCGACCTCGCGCTCGGCAGCGATACTGGGGGGTCTATTCGCGCGCCCGCCGCCTTCTGCGGCGTCGTCGGCATCAAGCCGACCTACGGACTCGTCTCCCGCTACGGCCTCGTCGCGTACGCGAACAGCCTCGAACAGATCGGACCCCTAGCGAACACGGTCGAGGACGCTGCCGGCCTCCTCGACGTCATCGCGGGCCCGGACGAGAACGACGGCACGACCCTCGACGCCGGCGCTGAATCGGACTACGCCGCGGCGGCGGACGGCGACGTCGACGGCCTCACCATCGGCGTCCCCACCGAGCTCGTCGAGGACGCCGAGGAGGAAGTGAAATCGGTGTTCGAGGACGCGCTCGACGAATACCGGGACGCCGGCGCGGAGGTCAAGGAAGTCAGCCTCCCCTCGGTTGAGTACGGCGTCGCCGCCTACTACGTCATCGCGATGTCGGAGGCGTCCTCGAACCTCGCGCGCTTCGACGGCGTGCGATACGGCGAATCCGGCGGCTACGAGGGTAACTGGAACGAGTCCTTCGCCGAAACTCGCGAGGAGAACTTCGGCCCCGAGGTCAAACGCCGCATCCTCCTCGGGACGTACGCGCTCTCCGCCGGCTACCACGACAAATACTACAAGCAGGCCCAGGAAGCCCGCGCGTGGGTCCAACAGGACTTCGACGAGACCTTCGAAGACGTTGACCTCGTCGCCTCCCCCACGATGCCGATTCTCCCGCCGAAGCTCGGCGAGAGCCTCGACGACCCCCTCACGATGTATCTCGCGGACGCGAACACCGTCCCCGCGAACCTCGCGAACCTCCCCGCCATCAGCGTCCCCGCCGGCGACGCCGACGGCCTCCCCGTCGGCCTCCAGCTCGTCGCCCCCAGCCTCGACGAGGAGACCGCCATCCGCGCCGGCAGCCTCCTCGCCTGA
- a CDS encoding asparagine synthase C-terminal domain-containing protein — translation MTDLRGASGEAVERALREHDALPGTTGYAGRVSDGRLVRDVLGRVPLYVDGDDWAFDADALADPEPFPAGHVGTPTDHERAWTLPEPEPIVDDAAAVDAVADAVESACGAVGSTADDLAVAFSGGVDSAVVARFCDAPLHVVGFEGGRDVDAARESAAAMGRADDLTVHELAVEDVERAVPVVARAIGRTDAMSVQIALPIYLVAERIQREGFDRLALGQGADELFGGYAKVAKAPDDPRVDADTVRGARREVLHTLPDQLDRDIRALRAAGVTPEIPLLHDEVVRAALELPDSLLVDGDERKVALRRAARRWLPDRVADRDKVAVQYGSLVARELDRLARQAGFKRRMDDHVTKYVESRIG, via the coding sequence ATGACCGACCTCCGCGGCGCGTCCGGCGAGGCGGTCGAGCGCGCCCTCCGCGAGCACGACGCGCTTCCGGGGACCACTGGCTACGCCGGCAGAGTTTCCGATGGGCGTCTCGTCCGCGACGTTCTCGGTCGCGTCCCGCTCTACGTCGACGGCGACGACTGGGCGTTCGACGCCGACGCGCTCGCCGACCCCGAACCGTTCCCCGCCGGCCACGTCGGCACGCCGACCGACCACGAGCGCGCGTGGACGCTTCCCGAACCTGAGCCCATCGTGGACGACGCCGCGGCCGTCGACGCCGTCGCCGACGCCGTCGAATCCGCCTGTGGCGCGGTCGGTTCGACTGCCGACGACCTCGCCGTGGCGTTCTCCGGCGGCGTGGATTCGGCGGTCGTCGCGCGGTTCTGCGACGCGCCGCTGCACGTCGTCGGCTTCGAGGGCGGTCGGGACGTCGACGCCGCGCGCGAGTCGGCCGCCGCGATGGGGCGAGCGGACGACCTCACCGTGCACGAACTCGCCGTCGAGGACGTCGAGCGAGCGGTCCCCGTCGTCGCGCGCGCCATCGGGCGGACGGACGCGATGAGCGTTCAGATCGCCCTCCCCATCTACCTCGTCGCCGAACGCATTCAGAGAGAGGGCTTCGACCGCCTCGCGCTCGGCCAGGGCGCGGACGAGCTCTTCGGCGGTTACGCCAAAGTCGCGAAAGCCCCGGACGACCCGCGCGTCGACGCCGACACCGTCCGCGGCGCGCGGCGCGAAGTCCTCCACACGCTCCCCGACCAGCTCGACCGCGATATCCGCGCGCTCCGCGCCGCCGGCGTCACCCCCGAGATTCCGCTCCTTCACGACGAAGTCGTCCGAGCCGCGCTCGAACTGCCCGATTCACTCCTCGTCGACGGCGACGAACGCAAAGTCGCCCTCCGACGGGCCGCCCGACGGTGGCTCCCCGACCGGGTCGCCGACCGCGACAAGGTCGCCGTCCAGTACGGCAGCCTCGTCGCCCGCGAACTCGACCGCCTCGCCCGGCAGGCCGGCTTCAAGCGACGAATGGACGACCACGTCACGAAGTACGTCGAGAGTCGAATCGGCTAA
- a CDS encoding NUDIX hydrolase: METTRHFTATVYIVNDSATALHHHEKLGIRVPPGGHVDRDELPHEAGLREVREETGLDPTLVDDTDPVGAPNGETLPRPRHQLLYDIDVVDGRPAHQHIDHVYYARVDSRDVSPAAGEASADAWDWYTPEDLRESDLDADTRAIALDAIEACEN; encoded by the coding sequence ATGGAGACGACGCGGCATTTTACGGCGACAGTCTACATCGTCAACGATAGCGCCACCGCCCTCCACCACCACGAGAAGCTCGGGATTCGCGTGCCGCCCGGAGGGCACGTCGACCGCGACGAACTCCCCCACGAAGCGGGCCTGCGCGAGGTGCGCGAAGAAACCGGCCTCGATCCGACGCTCGTCGACGACACCGACCCCGTCGGCGCGCCGAACGGCGAGACGCTCCCGCGGCCGCGCCACCAGCTCCTCTACGACATCGACGTCGTCGACGGCCGCCCCGCCCACCAGCACATCGACCACGTCTACTACGCGCGCGTCGACTCCCGCGACGTCTCACCGGCTGCTGGCGAAGCGAGCGCTGACGCCTGGGACTGGTACACTCCAGAAGACCTCCGCGAGAGCGACCTCGACGCCGACACCCGCGCTATCGCCCTCGACGCCATCGAGGCCTGCGAAAACTGA
- a CDS encoding DUF7504 family protein, with protein sequence MPERPARVDGGRSVDALDAGTQALFYRSGAQVSFDFLPDAAFENLLVVSTTALPSRIERAVDECGADPARVGVVPVTGSTVAYDGPLWVAKRTAPSDLTGVSIRLSEALRHVRPGRGWVVFDNVTTLFMYAQTDRVIRFLETVVEAVRERGGRGVYVALPGALAPESRERLEDIVDVALTE encoded by the coding sequence ATGCCTGAGCGACCCGCGCGCGTGGACGGCGGCCGGTCGGTCGACGCCCTCGACGCGGGGACGCAGGCGCTCTTCTACCGGAGCGGTGCGCAGGTGTCGTTCGACTTCCTCCCGGACGCGGCGTTCGAGAACCTCCTCGTCGTCTCGACGACCGCGCTCCCGAGTCGCATCGAGCGCGCCGTCGACGAGTGCGGCGCGGACCCCGCTCGGGTCGGCGTCGTCCCCGTCACGGGGTCGACGGTCGCCTACGACGGTCCGCTCTGGGTGGCGAAGCGCACCGCGCCGAGCGACCTGACGGGCGTCAGCATCCGGCTCTCGGAGGCGCTCCGGCACGTCCGCCCGGGCCGCGGCTGGGTGGTGTTCGACAACGTGACGACGCTCTTCATGTACGCGCAGACGGACCGCGTCATCCGCTTCCTCGAGACCGTGGTCGAGGCGGTGCGCGAACGCGGCGGTCGCGGCGTCTACGTCGCCCTCCCCGGTGCGCTCGCCCCGGAGAGCCGCGAGCGCCTGGAGGACATCGTCGACGTCGCCCTCACCGAGTAG
- a CDS encoding PHP domain-containing protein, producing MLSVELHAHSALSHDGRDPVEMLLEQAAAVGLDALCVTDHDEFDASEEAAAMADDYGLVGIPGMEVTCAAGHVLAIGVEKAVPSGRPFTETLDHVRDAGGIAVVPHPFQESRSGVARNVGRDQLASADAIEIYNSRLLTGRANRQAERFARDRGLPVTAGSDAHIAEMVGQAVTEVDTDDRSVQGILDAIRDGRTSVVGKRTPWRISFRQAAGGAKRRVRGRLDDLF from the coding sequence GTGCTATCGGTCGAGTTACACGCGCACTCCGCGCTCTCTCACGACGGCCGCGACCCGGTGGAGATGCTGCTGGAGCAGGCCGCAGCCGTCGGTCTGGACGCGCTCTGTGTCACCGACCACGACGAGTTCGACGCGAGCGAGGAGGCCGCCGCGATGGCCGACGACTACGGCCTCGTCGGCATTCCGGGGATGGAGGTGACCTGCGCCGCCGGGCACGTCCTCGCCATCGGCGTCGAAAAGGCCGTCCCCTCCGGCCGGCCGTTCACGGAGACGCTCGACCACGTCCGCGACGCCGGCGGCATCGCCGTCGTCCCCCATCCCTTCCAGGAGTCCCGGAGCGGCGTCGCCCGGAACGTCGGCCGCGACCAGCTCGCGTCCGCCGACGCCATCGAGATCTACAACTCCCGACTCCTCACCGGCCGCGCGAACCGGCAGGCCGAGCGCTTCGCCCGCGACCGCGGCCTCCCCGTCACCGCCGGCTCCGACGCCCACATCGCCGAGATGGTCGGCCAAGCCGTCACCGAAGTCGACACCGACGACCGGAGCGTCCAGGGTATCCTCGACGCCATCCGCGACGGCCGAACGAGCGTCGTCGGGAAGCGAACGCCGTGGCGCATCAGCTTCCGGCAGGCCGCGGGCGGCGCGAAACGCCGCGTCAGAGGCCGACTCGACGACCTCTTCTGA